Proteins from a genomic interval of Oceanispirochaeta crateris:
- the rlmH gene encoding 23S rRNA (pseudouridine(1915)-N(3))-methyltransferase RlmH, whose protein sequence is MKITIISVGKLKEKYWRAAIEEYQKRLSRYCSLTLLEVADEKCPDNAGEEDKNIIRRKEGERIKAKIPGDAHIVTMEIQGKEHDSLGFAQWLDRLPHEGHSHLVFIIGGSLGLTEELCRRSSLSLSFSRLTFPHQMMRVILLEQIYRAYRINRNEPYHK, encoded by the coding sequence TTGAAAATAACAATCATATCTGTTGGAAAGCTGAAAGAGAAATATTGGAGAGCCGCCATCGAGGAATATCAAAAGAGGCTGAGCCGATATTGCAGCCTCACTCTCCTTGAAGTCGCTGATGAAAAATGCCCGGACAATGCGGGAGAAGAAGATAAAAATATAATCCGTCGTAAAGAAGGGGAAAGGATCAAGGCAAAAATTCCCGGCGATGCTCATATCGTCACAATGGAGATTCAGGGAAAGGAACATGACTCACTGGGCTTTGCTCAGTGGCTGGACAGGCTACCCCATGAAGGTCATTCTCATCTGGTGTTCATCATCGGAGGTTCGCTGGGATTGACCGAAGAGCTCTGTAGGCGAAGCAGCCTCTCTCTCTCTTTCTCAAGGCTCACATTCCCCCATCAAATGATGAGGGTCATTCTACTGGAACAGATTTACCGAGCCTACCGCATCAATAGAAACGAACCATATCATAAATAG
- a CDS encoding ankyrin repeat domain-containing protein, whose product MYRISRRFISSLFLFTTLLSPLLSQERWAGPVFLDEFIFDRMEIYAIGWSEKGAFSYGVLTPGEKGSSTWQWYILDLIEDEFLYSSPRWTMIEGQTPGELWDLHPEWYSQLVRFHITPLSEYESGGQTFVQGADSYRMAYTLDRSESGTYPEGMTKDIRIDLYRNQDTAKTVYTYKPGSAENKVEDLILKGYVLSPYEKRTALVALEKIANPEGPPQWVYRVIGAHLTIGFSRVQLGGSHLAEAVLNGHYYVSRLLLSEGADPDSVDSRGYSAILLAARLGHWSILSLLLESGASVSSRDDRGRTALHYAVESGNSQLVSALLNRGADPDLKDFEGQSPRIMAGLMGNPSVMAAFP is encoded by the coding sequence ATGTACAGAATTTCAAGACGCTTTATCAGTAGTCTTTTTTTATTTACCACTCTCCTTTCTCCCCTCCTGTCCCAGGAGCGCTGGGCCGGGCCGGTGTTTCTAGATGAGTTTATATTTGACAGGATGGAAATCTATGCCATCGGATGGTCTGAAAAGGGTGCCTTCTCCTATGGGGTTCTGACTCCAGGTGAAAAAGGAAGTTCTACCTGGCAATGGTATATACTGGATCTGATAGAGGATGAGTTCCTCTATAGCAGTCCCCGATGGACCATGATCGAGGGGCAGACTCCCGGAGAACTCTGGGATCTTCATCCAGAATGGTATTCCCAGCTGGTACGGTTCCACATAACTCCCCTCTCTGAGTATGAGTCCGGAGGGCAAACATTTGTCCAGGGAGCCGATTCCTACAGGATGGCTTATACTCTGGATCGTTCTGAATCAGGAACCTATCCTGAGGGTATGACAAAAGATATTCGTATTGATCTATACCGTAATCAGGATACGGCGAAGACAGTTTACACCTACAAACCGGGTAGCGCTGAAAACAAGGTTGAAGATCTCATCCTCAAAGGATATGTTCTCAGTCCTTATGAAAAAAGAACAGCCTTGGTTGCCTTGGAAAAAATTGCGAATCCGGAGGGGCCCCCGCAATGGGTATACAGGGTCATCGGTGCACATTTAACAATCGGTTTTTCTAGGGTTCAACTTGGGGGGAGCCATCTGGCTGAAGCCGTTTTGAATGGTCATTACTATGTCAGCCGTCTACTCCTCTCGGAGGGTGCCGACCCAGATTCTGTGGATTCCAGAGGTTATTCAGCCATTCTTCTGGCTGCCAGGCTTGGTCATTGGTCTATCCTGTCTCTTTTATTGGAATCGGGAGCTAGCGTTTCATCCCGGGATGACCGTGGACGTACGGCACTCCATTATGCCGTCGAGTCTGGGAATTCTCAGCTGGTTTCGGCTCTACTGAATAGAGGTGCAGACCCTGATCTAAAGGATTTTGAAGGGCAGAGTCCCAGGATCATGGCTGGATTAATGGGGAATCCCTCTGTCATGGCCGCCTTTCCGTAA
- a CDS encoding DUF445 domain-containing protein codes for MNMNSMTTLVTLIIIGVGYVSPLFQDQIRSVGYFALSGAITNWLAIHMLFERVPGLYGSGVIPLHFEEFKKGIRNLIMDQFFTTENVSRLMETETGVLTAQVDFSAAADAVNYDRIFDGLSETILSSSMGSMLGMFGGSAVIEGFREPFKVKIKEIIITETANPEFHSLLSGAMDTQKAATDIIEKVSAIVQKRLDELTPQMVKEIIQEMIRKHLGWLVLWGGVFGGLIGLIMSLLSRFTL; via the coding sequence ATGAACATGAACAGTATGACCACCCTGGTAACTCTGATCATTATAGGAGTGGGATATGTCAGCCCCTTGTTTCAGGATCAAATAAGATCTGTGGGGTATTTTGCACTCTCGGGGGCTATCACAAACTGGTTGGCAATCCATATGCTTTTTGAACGCGTACCAGGCCTTTACGGCTCGGGAGTGATCCCCCTGCATTTTGAAGAATTTAAAAAGGGTATCAGAAACCTCATAATGGACCAGTTTTTCACTACTGAAAACGTATCCCGTTTGATGGAAACAGAAACGGGTGTGTTAACCGCTCAAGTAGATTTTTCAGCCGCAGCAGATGCCGTAAACTATGACAGGATCTTTGACGGCTTGAGCGAGACAATCCTGAGTTCGTCCATGGGATCCATGCTGGGAATGTTTGGAGGATCTGCAGTCATAGAAGGCTTCAGAGAGCCTTTCAAGGTGAAAATAAAAGAGATTATTATTACAGAAACAGCCAATCCTGAATTTCACAGTCTGCTCTCGGGTGCCATGGATACCCAAAAAGCGGCGACGGATATTATTGAAAAAGTATCTGCCATCGTTCAAAAACGACTGGATGAACTGACACCGCAAATGGTGAAAGAAATCATCCAGGAAATGATCCGTAAGCATCTAGGCTGGCTGGTTCTCTGGGGAGGAGTATTTGGTGGCCTCATTGGATTGATCATGAGCCTTCTCTCCCGCTTCACTTTATAG
- a CDS encoding sensor histidine kinase, whose protein sequence is MKISLSTRLISIMVFSILLSAFISILLVSSFTMKTFMGYSHQRDRDIALTLAEALSSVESEEQLEMVLHSLGSPKTRTGRQMMGPMMGSRPSEKSPATALKRMPSLMISTGDEVIPLLIVDRNGKVIQGQSHDYFGVLGTTLHPDSFTQGAPFYLQGVLAGYVLTGRQVGVDVERGEFSYYHSIFRGILIYPTFAALMASLLGALMLGKALKPLKSLYKGVVTIGKGDYAYRVQLPRKTFLNSDDDLTRLSEGFNEMASTLEASQEWKKQIITDTAHELRTPVSLIMGNLEMILDGVYQADRSRLESLYRESVNLAGLIKNLQTLSSEESGQNRMDREILSLPKILHQSLEDFRALAEKEKITLLEDLEEDCSFMGDRNRTGQILKNLLVNAIRHTPEGGGITLRCKGEGTQVLLEVEDTGAGIPPDLRERVFDRFFKMDASRSSGGSGLGLSISKILVENQGGQIRVVEGKTGGALFQIRFPKILKESS, encoded by the coding sequence GTGAAAATATCCCTCAGCACCCGATTGATCAGCATCATGGTTTTCTCAATCCTCCTCAGTGCCTTCATCTCCATCCTTCTTGTGAGTTCCTTCACCATGAAGACCTTCATGGGATATTCCCATCAGAGAGACAGGGATATTGCCTTGACTCTGGCAGAAGCCCTGAGCAGTGTGGAGAGCGAAGAGCAACTTGAAATGGTCCTTCATTCCCTGGGAAGTCCGAAAACACGGACGGGACGGCAGATGATGGGTCCCATGATGGGGAGCCGTCCTTCCGAAAAATCCCCCGCAACAGCTCTGAAAAGAATGCCCTCCCTTATGATCTCCACAGGAGATGAAGTCATTCCTCTTCTCATCGTTGATAGGAATGGAAAGGTCATTCAGGGGCAGAGCCATGATTATTTTGGAGTCTTGGGAACGACCTTGCATCCCGACAGTTTTACTCAAGGAGCACCTTTTTATTTACAGGGAGTCCTGGCGGGATATGTTTTGACGGGACGACAGGTCGGAGTCGATGTTGAGAGGGGAGAATTCTCCTATTATCATTCAATTTTCAGAGGCATTCTCATCTATCCCACTTTTGCCGCACTGATGGCTTCCTTGCTGGGAGCCCTGATGCTGGGGAAGGCCTTAAAACCCTTGAAGAGTCTTTACAAGGGTGTGGTAACCATCGGGAAGGGAGATTACGCCTACCGGGTTCAATTGCCTCGAAAAACATTTTTGAACTCAGATGATGACTTGACACGCCTTTCAGAAGGATTCAATGAGATGGCCTCAACACTGGAAGCCTCTCAGGAATGGAAAAAGCAGATCATAACCGATACGGCTCATGAGTTGAGAACTCCTGTCAGTTTGATCATGGGCAATTTGGAAATGATCCTGGACGGAGTCTATCAAGCAGATCGTTCGCGCCTGGAATCTCTCTACAGGGAAAGTGTTAACCTCGCTGGTTTGATCAAAAACCTTCAAACCCTGTCGAGTGAGGAGTCCGGTCAGAATCGAATGGATCGGGAAATCCTCTCTCTTCCCAAAATCCTGCATCAAAGCCTAGAAGATTTCCGTGCCCTCGCAGAGAAAGAGAAAATCACTCTCCTGGAAGATTTGGAGGAGGACTGTTCTTTTATGGGCGACAGGAATAGAACGGGACAAATATTGAAAAATCTGCTCGTGAATGCCATCAGGCATACTCCGGAAGGAGGCGGTATTACATTGCGCTGTAAGGGGGAGGGAACTCAGGTCCTTTTAGAAGTGGAAGACACGGGAGCGGGGATTCCGCCAGACCTGAGAGAGAGAGTTTTTGACCGTTTTTTCAAGATGGATGCCTCTCGCAGTAGTGGAGGCAGCGGACTTGGATTATCTATCAGTAAAATTTTAGTTGAGAATCAGGGTGGACAGATTCGAGTTGTTGAGGGAAAGACTGGCGGAGCCTTGTTTCAAATCCGCTTTCCTAAGATCTTAAAAGAGTCCTCTTAA
- a CDS encoding response regulator transcription factor, translated as MKTILVAEDEAGINEMICDYLRALGFEAISAFDGIEALKIYRTRELDLVLLDIMMPRLDGTEVLREIRKDSNLPILMVTARTDEGDTVLGLELGADDYIAKPFSMKELAARIRTVLRRSHPQAGPEAKEADNQILVQADLVMDRIKRSVSIRGKAVDLTAAQFDILEKMVSSPGRVFTRMDLLQAFQEDPYEGYERSIDVHIKNIRKLIEEDPAHPEYILTVWGVGYKMQDSK; from the coding sequence ATGAAAACAATACTCGTAGCAGAAGACGAAGCAGGCATCAATGAAATGATCTGCGATTATCTAAGGGCTCTTGGGTTTGAGGCCATATCCGCCTTTGACGGCATTGAGGCTCTTAAAATATATAGGACTAGAGAGCTGGATCTTGTCCTTTTGGACATCATGATGCCCCGCTTGGATGGAACAGAAGTTCTCAGAGAGATCAGGAAAGATTCCAATCTACCCATCTTGATGGTCACAGCCCGTACGGATGAAGGGGATACGGTTCTGGGGCTGGAATTGGGAGCGGATGACTACATTGCTAAACCCTTCAGCATGAAAGAGCTGGCTGCCCGGATTCGTACGGTTCTCCGCCGAAGTCATCCTCAGGCAGGACCTGAGGCCAAGGAGGCCGATAATCAAATATTGGTACAGGCCGATCTCGTCATGGACAGGATTAAAAGGTCCGTGTCTATCCGTGGGAAAGCCGTGGATCTGACGGCCGCTCAATTTGATATTCTGGAAAAAATGGTGAGCTCCCCGGGGCGCGTCTTTACAAGAATGGATCTGCTACAGGCCTTTCAGGAAGATCCCTATGAGGGATATGAACGGTCCATTGATGTGCATATTAAGAATATCCGGAAGCTTATAGAAGAGGACCCGGCTCATCCGGAATACATCCTCACAGTTTGGGGTGTCGGGTATAAAATGCAGGATTCAAAGTGA
- a CDS encoding efflux RND transporter permease subunit: MNIGQFSVKNPVLINILMVTLLVLGGISLSRMPREQFAEVPFYWVTILVPYPGAAAEDVEKLITIPIENEMQGLDNLDQIQSVTSEGVSSVRVAFDSGISSDEFDKLFQDVRTRFSKVSLPEGTLDSLVDDFSSNDFLPVVEVVLSGDGDYASMIDEADRLYEQLVRISDVSSVDLIGVRDREIFIEVDKTRLEALGLSVNEVVQSLQGRNLNIPAGTLNTGKRQYLVRTIGEVQSVKELDSVIIRQIPGAEGFLRIGDVATVQDGYDPRGVRSRFNGQTAVTLRISKIPGGNSIRIVENTREIVDRWKDSLPEGISLNVQNDSTIQIRNSIDVLVNNALFGLLLLVVLLFAFVGLRNALMTALGIPVTFAVTFLILDLTGETFNSNTLFALVLVLGLIVDHAIVIIENSFRLEQSGLERHQAAIQGTNQVVYPVAAATATTVAAFVPLMLLPGTIGKFLRIIPLTVSIALVVSTLEAVFFLPSHYADWRGGKKKSRNEERYFKHIKVRFSQILRWLYNRRKRVVLVIIVFMIGSFSLVTRLKQDLFSAEDFTLFYIDLDLPPGSTLDSTEELIRRFEERLVPLVGNGELAGINSFVGFRGESGGNTVQGNLGQIVVDLTEKGEGRQRSIIAIMNEAKSLTSDIPGADQVLFRRATNGPPTSSPVSYRLFGNSYEDLTRVSSVLLEKMAEYPELYNIKDNYEAGTPELRIVVDGARAARYGLNAVYIGQFLRASLDGVKASTFFQNNEEVDILIGFSSSGMLSAEELSQLKIISPSGQQIPLSSLTRLEPGNALASIRRLDGKREITLTADAYDKGNLRDINAQVKSLYEEQFQQRYPDMRLDVGGEFSDLDDLLLQIAQIFLLGIFLIYLILGAQFNSYTQPLLILMTIPFAFVGVVLYLFLSGTPFSTTVLYSGVALAGIAVNDSIVLISFINDLRKEGAILADAVILAAETRLRPILLTSLTTIAGLLPTALGLGGESVVWGPMASTIIFGLIFSTLTALILIPCFYGVLFDRGKGLSSKNKNWGLKEELPG; the protein is encoded by the coding sequence ATGAATATCGGCCAGTTTTCGGTAAAGAATCCGGTTTTGATCAATATCCTCATGGTGACTCTCCTGGTATTGGGCGGGATCAGCCTGTCCAGGATGCCCCGGGAACAGTTTGCGGAAGTTCCCTTTTACTGGGTCACAATCCTGGTTCCCTATCCAGGGGCCGCTGCAGAAGATGTGGAAAAACTCATCACCATCCCCATTGAAAATGAGATGCAGGGGCTTGATAATCTGGACCAGATCCAGTCTGTAACAAGCGAAGGAGTCTCTTCTGTACGGGTCGCCTTTGATAGCGGGATCTCATCTGATGAGTTCGACAAACTCTTCCAGGACGTTCGAACCCGATTTAGTAAGGTCTCTCTTCCGGAGGGGACTTTAGACAGCCTTGTTGATGATTTTTCATCCAATGATTTTCTACCCGTTGTAGAGGTCGTTCTCTCTGGAGATGGAGATTATGCCTCCATGATTGATGAGGCCGACCGTTTGTATGAACAACTGGTTCGTATTTCCGATGTCTCCTCAGTGGATCTCATAGGGGTCCGGGACAGAGAGATCTTTATCGAAGTCGACAAGACCCGCCTCGAAGCCCTGGGGCTGTCTGTGAATGAAGTGGTTCAATCCCTTCAGGGCCGTAATCTCAACATTCCAGCCGGTACGCTGAATACGGGAAAACGCCAGTATCTGGTTAGGACCATCGGCGAAGTTCAGTCGGTTAAAGAATTGGACTCTGTCATCATTCGTCAAATTCCAGGAGCAGAAGGATTTCTCAGAATTGGAGATGTTGCGACAGTTCAGGATGGGTATGATCCCCGGGGTGTTAGATCCAGATTCAATGGTCAAACCGCGGTGACTCTGAGAATCTCCAAGATACCCGGTGGGAACTCCATCAGGATCGTAGAAAATACCCGGGAAATCGTGGACCGGTGGAAAGACTCCCTCCCCGAAGGCATCTCTTTAAATGTTCAAAATGATTCCACCATACAAATTAGAAACAGCATAGACGTCCTGGTTAACAACGCTCTTTTTGGTCTGTTACTTCTGGTTGTTTTGCTCTTTGCCTTTGTCGGGCTTAGGAATGCCCTGATGACCGCCCTGGGAATTCCCGTCACCTTTGCCGTTACCTTCTTGATTCTGGATTTGACCGGAGAGACATTTAACAGCAATACTCTCTTTGCTCTTGTGCTTGTTCTGGGGCTGATTGTAGACCATGCCATCGTCATCATTGAGAATAGTTTCCGCTTAGAACAGAGCGGGTTGGAACGACATCAGGCGGCTATTCAGGGAACCAATCAGGTTGTTTATCCTGTGGCTGCCGCCACGGCAACGACGGTGGCGGCCTTTGTTCCCCTCATGCTTCTTCCGGGGACCATCGGAAAATTCCTCAGGATCATACCCCTGACCGTTTCTATTGCCCTGGTTGTCTCAACCCTGGAAGCGGTCTTTTTTCTTCCTTCTCATTACGCAGACTGGCGGGGAGGCAAGAAAAAAAGCAGAAATGAAGAACGGTATTTCAAGCATATAAAAGTCAGGTTCTCCCAAATCCTCAGGTGGCTCTACAATCGTAGAAAGCGGGTCGTTCTTGTGATCATTGTCTTTATGATTGGCTCCTTTTCTCTGGTGACAAGACTGAAACAGGATCTATTCAGCGCCGAAGATTTTACCCTTTTTTACATCGATCTGGATCTGCCTCCCGGTTCTACTTTGGACAGTACAGAAGAGCTGATCCGCCGTTTTGAAGAGCGCCTTGTTCCGCTGGTGGGCAACGGAGAGCTTGCCGGAATTAACAGTTTTGTTGGATTCCGAGGGGAAAGTGGGGGCAATACGGTCCAGGGAAATCTGGGGCAAATTGTGGTAGATCTCACTGAGAAGGGTGAGGGCCGTCAAAGGAGCATCATCGCCATCATGAATGAAGCTAAAAGTTTGACTTCGGACATTCCCGGTGCGGATCAGGTTCTCTTTAGACGGGCCACCAATGGTCCTCCCACAAGTTCTCCTGTCTCGTATAGACTCTTTGGGAATTCATATGAAGACTTGACAAGAGTGAGTTCGGTGTTGCTTGAAAAGATGGCGGAATACCCAGAATTGTACAATATCAAAGACAACTATGAGGCTGGTACTCCCGAGCTGAGGATTGTCGTTGACGGTGCCAGAGCGGCCCGTTACGGCCTGAATGCTGTGTATATCGGTCAATTTCTACGGGCCTCTCTCGACGGTGTAAAGGCCAGCACTTTTTTTCAGAATAATGAAGAAGTGGATATCCTCATCGGCTTCTCTTCTTCTGGAATGCTCTCAGCAGAAGAGCTTTCCCAACTGAAAATCATATCTCCTTCGGGTCAGCAGATTCCATTATCCTCGTTAACAAGGCTGGAGCCGGGGAACGCCCTGGCATCTATCCGGCGGCTGGATGGAAAACGGGAAATCACTCTCACTGCTGACGCCTATGACAAGGGGAACCTCCGCGATATTAATGCCCAGGTGAAATCCCTTTATGAAGAACAGTTTCAGCAGCGGTATCCCGACATGCGGCTTGATGTGGGAGGAGAATTCTCAGATCTGGATGACCTGCTTCTCCAAATTGCCCAAATTTTTCTTCTGGGAATCTTTCTCATCTATCTCATCCTGGGCGCGCAGTTCAACTCCTACACCCAACCGCTCCTTATCCTTATGACCATTCCCTTTGCCTTTGTGGGTGTTGTTCTTTATCTGTTCCTCTCTGGAACGCCCTTTTCGACTACAGTTCTCTATTCCGGAGTGGCTCTGGCTGGAATCGCCGTCAATGATTCAATTGTCCTCATCAGCTTTATCAATGATTTGAGGAAGGAGGGCGCCATCCTGGCCGATGCGGTCATTCTGGCCGCCGAAACTAGGCTCAGACCCATACTACTTACCAGTTTGACCACCATCGCGGGCTTGCTGCCCACCGCTTTAGGGCTGGGGGGAGAGTCGGTGGTCTGGGGACCCATGGCGAGTACAATCATATTCGGTTTGATCTTCTCCACCCTCACGGCTCTCATTTTAATTCCCTGTTTTTACGGGGTCCTCTTCGATAGAGGTAAGGGGCTGTCTTCAAAAAATAAAAACTGGGGTCTCAAGGAGGAACTACCAGGCTAA
- a CDS encoding efflux RND transporter periplasmic adaptor subunit, which yields MKNRGILVVLMSLFIFSCGSRKEDDLSAASSWEVNDKEALAVFTETVREEPFIQAIEASGVLEGIREADVISETSGLIHSVNFEIGDFVNQGDTLLTVEDRLPKINYTFALQDSKTAELEFEALRKSYDTGGTSLVVFNQGLTKVESARLRLEQARDLLDNTVIKAPLSGYISSRDSSIGVGSYIQSGIAVTRIVDNSSFRVNLSVGEDEIALIQTGSVAKVTVNPLPEYDIQALVKAVSPGSRRAGGGFPVIVTWPNSLGVTLKSGMTARVRISPRQLEMKELIIPASAIVYRNGLPFVFRIREGAAEAVEISILQSLGDRVAVKDGLIPGEALIVSGLNALIPGDPVVPTPLSLETPE from the coding sequence ATGAAGAATAGGGGCATCCTTGTCGTACTGATGAGTCTTTTCATATTTTCCTGCGGATCCCGTAAAGAAGATGACCTAAGCGCTGCTTCGAGCTGGGAAGTCAACGACAAAGAGGCCCTGGCTGTGTTCACAGAGACCGTCCGGGAAGAACCATTTATCCAGGCCATCGAAGCCTCAGGTGTTTTGGAAGGAATCCGTGAAGCGGATGTCATCAGTGAGACTTCCGGTTTGATCCATTCTGTCAATTTTGAGATCGGCGACTTTGTCAATCAGGGGGATACCTTGCTGACAGTGGAGGACCGCTTGCCCAAAATCAATTATACATTCGCTCTTCAGGATTCGAAGACCGCAGAACTTGAATTTGAAGCCTTGCGCAAGTCTTATGATACGGGGGGAACCTCTCTGGTGGTCTTCAATCAGGGATTGACCAAGGTGGAATCTGCCCGTTTGCGTCTGGAACAGGCCCGGGATCTTCTGGACAATACTGTCATCAAGGCTCCCTTGAGCGGCTATATAAGTAGCCGTGATAGCAGCATTGGGGTGGGGAGCTATATTCAATCGGGAATTGCTGTGACTCGTATCGTTGACAATTCCTCTTTTCGGGTCAATCTGAGTGTAGGAGAGGATGAAATCGCCCTCATTCAGACTGGATCTGTGGCCAAGGTCACGGTCAACCCGCTTCCAGAGTATGATATTCAGGCTCTGGTGAAAGCAGTCTCTCCCGGAAGCAGGCGGGCGGGGGGCGGATTTCCGGTCATCGTGACCTGGCCCAACAGCCTCGGTGTGACCCTCAAGTCCGGCATGACAGCCCGGGTTAGGATCAGTCCCAGACAGCTGGAGATGAAAGAGCTGATCATTCCTGCTTCGGCCATTGTCTACAGAAACGGCCTCCCCTTTGTGTTTCGCATTCGGGAAGGAGCCGCTGAGGCAGTGGAAATTTCTATTTTGCAGTCACTGGGAGACCGAGTTGCCGTCAAAGATGGATTGATTCCGGGAGAAGCTCTTATTGTCAGCGGATTGAATGCCCTCATTCCCGGTGATCCTGTTGTTCCCACCCCCCTGTCATTGGAGACCCCTGAATGA
- a CDS encoding response regulator, with protein MKKILHVDNSSFVRKIIKNIAIEKGLQFDETNSQNEAMEILKLGDVDLIITGLELADSSGEDFITNLKKSVNSRIPVIAVTSNDSLEAREALFDLGVVDYILKSELSQNRLDKYFDIFLNEDGFTLDLQARKIAVLDDSKVALMTIRSIFELNNIRNVQYFQNPAELLASKDDFSIYLVDLILPEISGEEVVMNLRKREGDKVIIAISGIRSYKSMSQILLFGADDYIMKPFDVNLFLARMKNCVRMLSLMKELRETKEELKKLKG; from the coding sequence ATGAAAAAGATTCTGCACGTAGACAACAGCTCATTTGTCCGAAAAATCATCAAAAACATAGCCATAGAGAAAGGGCTTCAGTTTGATGAAACGAACAGCCAAAACGAGGCAATGGAAATTCTGAAACTTGGAGATGTTGACCTGATCATCACGGGTTTGGAACTGGCAGATTCCTCGGGAGAGGATTTTATTACCAATCTCAAAAAATCGGTGAATTCACGGATACCAGTGATTGCTGTCACCTCCAATGACTCCCTGGAAGCCAGAGAAGCGTTATTTGACCTGGGAGTGGTAGACTACATCCTCAAGTCAGAACTGTCACAGAATCGTCTGGACAAATACTTTGATATATTCCTCAATGAAGATGGTTTCACCCTGGACCTGCAGGCCCGCAAGATTGCCGTTCTGGATGACAGCAAGGTAGCCTTGATGACCATCAGAAGCATCTTCGAACTGAACAACATAAGAAATGTACAGTATTTCCAGAATCCTGCGGAACTCCTGGCCAGCAAGGATGATTTTTCAATCTATCTTGTGGATCTCATACTACCTGAAATATCCGGGGAGGAGGTGGTGATGAACCTGAGAAAAAGAGAGGGCGACAAGGTGATCATTGCCATTTCAGGCATCAGGAGTTACAAGTCAATGAGCCAGATTCTTCTCTTTGGCGCCGATGATTATATTATGAAGCCCTTTGATGTGAATCTCTTCCTGGCCCGGATGAAAAACTGTGTAAGAATGCTTTCTCTTATGAAGGAGCTCAGAGAAACCAAGGAAGAACTCAAAAAGCTCAAGGGCTGA